From the Bacillus sp. SM2101 genome, one window contains:
- a CDS encoding ABC transporter permease subunit (The N-terminal region of this protein, as described by TIGR01726, is a three transmembrane segment that identifies a subfamily of ABC transporter permease subunits, which specificities that include histidine, arginine, glutamine, glutamate, L-cystine (sic), the opines (in Agrobacterium) octopine and nopaline, etc.) codes for MKKEMSVSTPFWRDKRIIPILLQLIFVFIVALFGAYFIINAINGLEKIGIAFGFSFLGQRAGFGITDSLIEYSSSDTYGRALFVGILNTLKVALFGIIFATIIGIIAGISRLSSNWLVSKLSSIYIEIFRNTPLLVQLFIWYYAVLLQLPLIDDVKTSSSFIFTNRGVAIPWFQQNSGSLVWTILLLIGIILSIIMWRVQLKRQIDLGKRTYPFIWGTGAIILAIVVSLIVTQQAPFDISNPSIEGRGFTGGSLLRPEFLALLLALSVYTSTYIAEIVRAGILGVKQGQKEAANALGLKPSTTMRLVVFPQAIRIIIPPVTSQYLNLIKNSSLGVAIAYQEIVSVGKTTLGQNSRAIEVVLIWIAVYLLINLITALIMNIFNKKAQIVER; via the coding sequence ATGAAAAAGGAAATGTCAGTTTCAACTCCATTTTGGCGTGACAAAAGAATAATTCCAATATTATTACAGCTTATTTTTGTTTTCATTGTTGCCTTATTTGGAGCATATTTTATTATTAATGCAATCAATGGGCTTGAAAAGATTGGTATTGCCTTTGGCTTCTCCTTTCTTGGGCAACGGGCAGGATTTGGGATAACCGACTCTTTAATTGAATATTCATCATCTGATACTTATGGACGAGCTTTGTTTGTTGGTATTTTAAACACATTGAAAGTTGCGTTATTCGGTATCATCTTTGCAACGATCATTGGGATTATTGCAGGTATTTCAAGGCTATCTTCTAACTGGCTCGTAAGTAAGCTTTCAAGCATTTATATTGAAATCTTTCGAAATACACCTTTATTAGTACAATTATTTATTTGGTATTATGCTGTATTACTTCAATTACCATTAATTGATGATGTTAAAACAAGTAGTTCATTTATATTTACTAATCGTGGTGTTGCTATTCCATGGTTTCAGCAAAACTCTGGCTCACTCGTTTGGACAATCCTTCTGTTAATAGGTATTATACTTTCAATTATCATGTGGCGCGTTCAACTAAAGCGACAAATTGATTTAGGTAAACGAACTTACCCTTTCATTTGGGGAACAGGTGCAATTATACTAGCGATTGTAGTATCGTTAATTGTTACACAGCAGGCTCCATTCGATATTTCAAACCCTTCAATTGAAGGTAGAGGATTTACTGGTGGTAGTCTACTAAGACCTGAGTTTCTTGCACTACTTTTGGCATTAAGTGTTTATACTTCTACTTATATTGCAGAAATTGTTCGAGCTGGTATTTTAGGTGTCAAGCAAGGACAAAAAGAAGCTGCTAATGCACTTGGTTTAAAGCCGTCTACGACGATGCGTCTAGTTGTCTTTCCACAAGCAATTAGAATAATTATCCCTCCTGTTACAAGCCAATATCTGAACTTAATAAAGAACTCAAGTTTAGGTGTCGCAATTGCATACCAAGAAATTGTGAGCGTAGGGAAAACTACACTTGGACAAAATTCACGTGCAATTGAGGTTGTCCTTATTTGGATAGCTGTATATTTACTTATCAATTTAATTACAGCATTAATTATGAATATATTTAACAAAAAAGCACAAATTGTTGAAAGGTAG
- a CDS encoding amino acid ABC transporter substrate-binding protein → MKKRFGIFTVFLLLVVGIIAGCSDDASSEESKSILDTVKDRGKLVAGVNGELPGFGFVGTDGQYSGFDVDFAKAIAVAVLGDANAIEFRPLTSEERFTAVQTGEVDVLVRNTTWTTNRDSEVGLNFAPVTFYDGQGIIVRKDSGIKSLEDLQGARISVEQGTTTELNLADVLDANGIEYESIVFDTQDAAVQAYEEGTADAYTTDKSGLIARQANMANPDEHIIIDETLSKEPLAPAVIGGDDTWFDIVKWVTFATMRAEELGVTSENVDEMLNSNNPEIQRLLGAGENNLGQQLNLDNDFAYKVIKEVGNYGEIFERNLGSVFGLERGINDMYTNGGLMYSPPFR, encoded by the coding sequence ATGAAAAAAAGATTTGGTATCTTCACAGTGTTTCTTTTATTAGTAGTTGGAATTATTGCTGGGTGCTCGGACGATGCATCAAGTGAAGAATCAAAATCAATACTTGATACAGTAAAAGACAGAGGAAAATTAGTTGCCGGGGTTAACGGAGAGTTACCTGGATTTGGGTTTGTAGGTACTGATGGTCAATATTCAGGCTTTGATGTTGACTTTGCTAAAGCAATTGCTGTAGCAGTTTTAGGGGATGCAAACGCGATTGAATTTCGCCCATTAACATCAGAGGAACGTTTCACAGCTGTCCAAACAGGTGAAGTTGATGTATTAGTTCGTAATACAACTTGGACGACAAACCGTGATTCAGAGGTTGGATTAAACTTTGCTCCAGTAACATTTTACGATGGTCAAGGTATTATCGTTCGTAAAGATAGTGGAATTAAAAGTTTAGAAGATTTACAAGGTGCTCGTATTTCCGTGGAACAAGGAACGACTACTGAGCTAAACTTAGCAGATGTGTTAGATGCAAATGGAATTGAATACGAGTCAATCGTTTTCGATACGCAAGATGCAGCTGTCCAAGCATACGAGGAAGGAACTGCTGACGCATACACTACTGATAAATCCGGATTAATCGCACGACAAGCAAACATGGCAAATCCTGACGAACACATCATTATAGATGAGACTTTATCAAAAGAACCGTTAGCTCCTGCTGTAATCGGTGGTGATGATACGTGGTTTGATATTGTAAAGTGGGTCACATTTGCAACGATGCGTGCTGAAGAATTAGGTGTTACTTCTGAAAATGTTGATGAAATGCTTAATAGTAATAACCCAGAAATACAACGTCTATTAGGTGCAGGTGAAAATAATTTAGGACAGCAGTTAAATCTTGACAATGATTTTGCTTACAAAGTAATTAAAGAAGTAGGAAATTACGGTGAGATTTTCGAACGTAATTTAGGTTCAGTTTTCGGATTAGAGCGCGGAATAAATGATATGTATACAAACGGTGGATTAATGTACTCCCCTCCGTTCCGCTAA
- a CDS encoding amino acid ABC transporter permease codes for MGNIGVEKHEPKQIDINSDTQPNRFLQWLKANLFSSWLNTALTILSIVIAYFIIKGSVYWIFVTAEWRVVADNFKLFVVGQYPIDQLWRVWILLTYVSIMLGFSWGIWKSIVKPIALTIGIVMLVVGCLPFVEGMTRIWLGINIVILIATYFVGAKFNKLKTLTLTGWFLLFPVSIFLLSGFGILPEVSTSVWGGFLLTLLIALVAIVISFPIGVLLALGRRSTLPIVKWFSILFIELVRGIPLITLLFISQLMVPLFLGDGIEIDNVLRAMIGFIMFSAAYLAENVRGGLQAIPRGQFEAAQALGLNKTLMTSFIILPQALKIVIPPIVGLYIGIFKDTVLVTIVGLSDLLGISKKIIANPQYLGTHMTAYVFVALVFLIFCYLMSYVSRKLEASLSVGKR; via the coding sequence ATGGGAAATATCGGTGTTGAAAAACACGAACCGAAACAAATTGACATTAATTCAGATACACAACCTAACCGTTTTTTGCAATGGCTTAAGGCAAACCTTTTTAGTAGCTGGTTAAACACAGCGTTAACAATTTTATCTATCGTTATTGCCTATTTTATTATTAAAGGTTCAGTATATTGGATATTTGTCACTGCAGAGTGGCGGGTTGTGGCAGATAACTTTAAGCTGTTTGTTGTCGGACAATATCCGATCGACCAACTTTGGAGAGTCTGGATATTATTAACATATGTATCTATTATGTTAGGTTTTTCATGGGGAATATGGAAAAGTATTGTAAAACCTATCGCATTGACGATTGGTATCGTTATGCTAGTTGTTGGGTGTTTACCATTTGTTGAAGGTATGACAAGAATATGGTTAGGTATAAACATCGTTATCCTTATTGCAACTTATTTTGTAGGAGCAAAATTTAATAAACTAAAAACATTAACCTTAACTGGTTGGTTCTTATTGTTCCCAGTCTCTATCTTCTTATTATCTGGATTTGGTATTTTACCTGAGGTTAGTACGAGTGTCTGGGGTGGATTTTTATTAACACTATTAATTGCATTAGTTGCAATTGTTATATCCTTCCCTATTGGAGTATTACTTGCTTTAGGAAGACGTAGTACACTTCCAATTGTAAAATGGTTTAGCATTTTATTTATTGAACTCGTACGTGGAATTCCATTAATTACATTACTATTTATTTCTCAATTGATGGTTCCATTGTTTTTAGGTGATGGTATAGAAATAGATAATGTGCTACGTGCTATGATAGGGTTTATTATGTTCTCAGCAGCTTACTTAGCAGAAAATGTTCGTGGTGGACTTCAAGCAATCCCACGTGGACAATTTGAAGCAGCTCAGGCATTGGGATTAAATAAGACTTTGATGACTAGTTTTATCATTTTACCACAAGCATTAAAAATCGTTATTCCACCGATTGTCGGTTTGTATATAGGTATTTTTAAGGATACAGTGCTAGTAACGATTGTTGGGTTATCCGATTTGTTAGGTATATCCAAAAAAATAATAGCAAATCCACAATATTTAGGGACACATATGACAGCTTACGTCTTTGTTGCATTGGTCTTTCTCATTTTCTGTTATTTAATGTCTTACGTAAGTAGAAAGCTAGAGGCATCCCTCTCAGTTGGGAAACGATAG
- a CDS encoding SDR family oxidoreductase, with the protein MSNNFVLITGASGGIGFELAHLFAKDNHNVLLIARNEQKLNDLANDLMKTYNIKAKVLSKDLSNPESPQQIFDYCENEKIDVEVLVNNAGFGSFGFFAETDINKELELIQVNITALTYLTKLFLPQMVNRKSGKILNVASTASFQPGPYLSNYSASKAYVLSLSEAIANEVEGTGVSVSVLCPGPTETGFQSAADMDHSKNFTGGKVMDVKSVAIAGYEGLQKGKTVIIPGLMNRIMATSVRFGPRKLIPKIVRRMVEPTK; encoded by the coding sequence ATGTCTAATAACTTTGTATTAATTACTGGAGCTTCTGGTGGAATTGGCTTTGAATTAGCCCATCTATTTGCTAAAGATAATCATAACGTTCTACTTATCGCGCGAAATGAGCAAAAGTTAAATGATTTAGCAAACGACTTAATGAAAACCTACAATATTAAAGCAAAGGTACTTTCAAAAGACTTATCAAATCCTGAATCGCCACAGCAAATTTTCGATTATTGTGAAAATGAAAAGATTGATGTTGAAGTCCTTGTAAACAACGCTGGATTTGGAAGTTTTGGGTTCTTTGCTGAAACGGATATCAACAAAGAATTGGAATTAATTCAAGTGAACATCACAGCACTTACTTATTTAACTAAACTGTTCTTACCTCAAATGGTCAATAGAAAATCTGGGAAAATATTAAATGTAGCATCAACAGCATCTTTTCAGCCTGGACCATATTTATCTAACTATTCGGCATCAAAAGCATATGTATTATCTCTTTCTGAGGCCATTGCAAATGAAGTAGAAGGTACTGGCGTATCAGTTAGTGTTCTTTGCCCTGGACCAACTGAAACTGGCTTTCAATCTGCTGCCGACATGGATCACTCGAAAAATTTCACTGGTGGCAAAGTGATGGATGTTAAGTCAGTAGCAATAGCAGGATATGAAGGTTTACAGAAGGGCAAGACGGTAATCATACCTGGTTTAATGAACCGTATTATGGCGACATCTGTTAGATTTGGACCTCGCAAACTTATTCCTAAAATTGTTCGACGCATGGTTGAACCAACTAAATAA
- a CDS encoding amino acid ABC transporter ATP-binding protein codes for MGSIFAVEKLTTPLEEREDIITVNNLDKWFGKLHVLKNVDMNVKEGEVVVILGPSGSGKSTFIRTINALEEFQNGEIVVDGISLTNDVKNIEEIRKETGMVFQQFNLFPHMTILKNITLAPIWVRRWKKEKAEKIAHELLERVGIPEQADKYPGQLSGGQQQRVAIARALAMQPKIMLFDEPTSALDPEMVREVLDVMKTLAESGMTMLVVTHEMNFAREVADRIVLFDHGEIVETGTPEELFDNPQHERTKAFLSQIL; via the coding sequence ATGGGTAGTATTTTTGCTGTTGAAAAATTAACAACACCACTTGAAGAACGAGAAGATATTATAACTGTTAATAATTTAGATAAATGGTTTGGAAAGCTTCATGTGCTAAAAAACGTAGATATGAATGTGAAAGAAGGAGAAGTTGTCGTTATACTCGGACCTTCCGGATCAGGTAAATCAACCTTTATTCGAACAATCAATGCTTTGGAAGAATTTCAAAATGGTGAGATTGTTGTCGACGGAATTAGTTTAACAAATGATGTGAAGAACATTGAGGAAATTCGTAAAGAAACAGGAATGGTATTCCAACAGTTTAACCTATTCCCTCATATGACAATTTTGAAAAATATAACATTAGCCCCTATTTGGGTTCGTCGATGGAAAAAGGAAAAAGCAGAAAAAATTGCTCATGAACTCCTTGAACGTGTTGGAATTCCTGAGCAGGCTGACAAATATCCAGGACAGCTTTCCGGTGGACAGCAGCAGCGTGTGGCGATTGCTCGAGCACTAGCTATGCAACCAAAAATAATGCTATTTGATGAGCCAACATCAGCCCTTGATCCAGAAATGGTTCGTGAAGTGCTTGATGTTATGAAAACATTAGCAGAATCTGGTATGACAATGCTCGTCGTTACCCATGAAATGAATTTCGCAAGAGAAGTTGCAGATCGTATCGTCTTGTTTGACCATGGTGAAATTGTTGAGACTGGTACTCCTGAAGAACTATTTGACAATCCTCAACATGAGCGAACAAAAGCATTCTTATCTCAAATTTTATAA
- a CDS encoding metalloregulator ArsR/SmtB family transcription factor has translation MKQHKAEPQDILAVFREAIPAFQVLSDKTRQDIILLLDEHEETGLNVNEIAEKLPLSRPAISHHLKNLKQAGLVDVRQHGTGNYYYLTLLQAVEHMKHLISLLENNCELK, from the coding sequence ATGAAGCAACATAAAGCAGAACCTCAAGATATTTTAGCAGTATTCCGTGAAGCGATCCCTGCCTTTCAAGTCCTTTCAGATAAAACACGACAAGATATCATACTTTTGTTAGATGAACATGAAGAAACAGGGCTTAATGTAAATGAAATAGCTGAAAAGCTCCCATTATCCAGACCAGCAATTTCGCACCATTTAAAAAATTTAAAACAAGCTGGTCTTGTTGATGTTAGACAACACGGCACAGGTAATTATTACTACTTAACCCTTCTTCAAGCTGTAGAGCATATGAAGCATCTTATTTCATTACTGGAAAACAACTGTGAATTGAAATAA
- a CDS encoding Gfo/Idh/MocA family oxidoreductase, which yields MHRKIRWGILSTANIAQTAIIPAIHKATNAEVVAIASANEQVKSVAESLSIPNVYKSYQDLLLDSNVDAVYIPLPNGLHAEWVKEAATHGKHILCEKPAALNSSEMKDIIQACLKNNVIFMEAFMYQFHPQHKRVKEIIASGEIGDIKLMRSSFSFTLNDLEGNIRMVPKLGGGSLYDVGSYCINTIQYILDSEPIEVFAQAHIHEEYHVDMSTYALLKLQNDVMVSFDCSFERSFSAYYEMVGTKGKLVLPRAFTPNLYNNVGKIIVSNEQEESRVEYYEADQYVLQIEHFSNCILNKSQPMYTGEQSLKNMKVIDACFQSITAGEKVNIS from the coding sequence ATGCATAGAAAGATTAGATGGGGAATACTAAGTACTGCAAATATAGCTCAAACAGCCATTATTCCAGCGATTCACAAAGCAACTAATGCTGAAGTAGTTGCTATTGCTAGCGCAAATGAGCAAGTGAAAAGTGTTGCTGAATCATTATCCATACCTAATGTATATAAAAGCTATCAGGATTTATTATTAGATTCTAATGTTGATGCTGTTTACATACCTCTACCTAATGGTTTACATGCAGAATGGGTAAAGGAGGCTGCTACACACGGTAAACATATTTTATGTGAAAAACCAGCAGCACTGAATTCTTCGGAGATGAAGGATATCATCCAAGCATGTCTGAAGAATAATGTCATTTTTATGGAAGCATTTATGTATCAATTTCATCCACAACATAAAAGAGTAAAAGAAATTATAGCATCTGGTGAAATTGGTGACATTAAACTAATGCGTTCAAGCTTCTCATTTACATTAAATGATCTTGAAGGTAATATCCGTATGGTGCCTAAATTGGGAGGGGGGAGCTTGTATGATGTTGGTAGCTACTGCATCAATACAATTCAGTACATATTAGATTCGGAACCTATTGAAGTTTTTGCTCAGGCTCATATACACGAAGAATATCATGTAGATATGTCAACATATGCTCTATTAAAATTACAAAACGATGTGATGGTTTCTTTTGATTGTAGTTTTGAAAGGTCTTTTAGCGCATATTATGAAATGGTAGGTACGAAAGGCAAACTGGTTTTACCGAGGGCATTTACACCTAACTTATATAATAACGTAGGCAAAATAATCGTATCAAATGAGCAAGAAGAGTCTAGAGTAGAGTACTATGAAGCAGACCAATATGTTCTGCAAATAGAACATTTCTCTAATTGTATATTGAACAAATCGCAACCTATGTATACCGGTGAGCAAAGCCTAAAAAACATGAAAGTCATCGATGCATGTTTTCAATCTATAACAGCGGGTGAAAAGGTAAACATAAGCTGA
- a CDS encoding DUF3905 domain-containing protein, whose translation MTKKNEKESSSIFDETMPHQINAPNFKGTGEKLQEPFVNKNGVVIGDSLYNSPNSPLNQWTDDIDPAIMAGDDWVHPTNDIGWNTPENRELIEEKKKPNGAPFMHPTEDVSYGTD comes from the coding sequence ATGACTAAGAAAAATGAAAAGGAATCATCATCAATATTTGATGAAACTATGCCTCATCAAATAAATGCTCCAAACTTCAAAGGAACTGGCGAAAAATTGCAAGAACCATTTGTTAATAAGAATGGTGTAGTTATTGGGGATAGCCTGTATAATTCTCCAAACTCACCATTAAATCAATGGACTGACGATATCGACCCTGCCATAATGGCAGGCGATGACTGGGTACATCCTACTAATGATATAGGATGGAATACACCAGAAAATAGAGAATTAATTGAAGAAAAAAAGAAGCCAAATGGTGCACCTTTCATGCACCCAACAGAAGATGTCAGTTATGGTACAGATTAA
- a CDS encoding B12-binding domain-containing radical SAM protein: protein MNVVLSTLNAKYIHTSLSIRYLKAYAEPEYDVQLAEYTIKDPVMNIVTDIYRKKPDVVGFSCYIWNIEETIKVIKMLRKINPKLTIVLGGPEVTYDVSEWLDKIPEVDFIVIGEGEETFKQLLDELNYDNNFDKIDGIAYRQEKQKVIKRPQKKLDLKLLPSPFRFDEDRLSLSKRVTYIETSRGCPFSCQFCLSSIEVGVRYFDREKVKDDIRYLMDNGARTIKFVDRTFNISRSYAMEMFRFLIDEHKPGTVFQFEITADIMRPEVIEFLNQEAPPGLFRFEIGVQSTNDATNELVMRKQNFEKLTRTVTMVKEGGKIDQHLDLIAGLPEENYGSFRKTFNDVFAMRPEELQLGFLKMLRGTGLRLTAKDHGYKYMDTSPYEILENDILPFDDIMRIKQVEDVLEKYWNDHRMDQTIEFLVSNSYPTPFDFFQLFGTYWDEQGWIRIGHQLEDLFKRLYQFLHETNVKDLDIISGLMKYDYLRKQKHKPRKPWWNDSLEKPTRAAYYRDIVNNPHVFGRQFTHLQLSEKDIHKHTFIEELSFNLSHYLLSEKIVHEQTLLLVYFDPSTNKTSYFTSTIDNITNTK, encoded by the coding sequence ATGAATGTAGTTTTAAGTACATTAAATGCAAAATATATTCACACAAGCCTATCAATTAGATATTTAAAGGCATATGCTGAACCAGAGTATGATGTACAGCTTGCAGAATATACTATTAAAGACCCAGTAATGAATATCGTGACTGATATATACAGAAAAAAACCAGATGTAGTTGGTTTCAGTTGTTATATATGGAATATAGAAGAAACAATTAAAGTGATAAAAATGCTAAGAAAAATAAACCCAAAGCTTACGATCGTGTTAGGTGGTCCCGAAGTGACATATGATGTAAGTGAATGGTTAGATAAAATTCCTGAAGTTGATTTTATCGTCATCGGCGAAGGTGAAGAAACGTTTAAGCAATTGCTTGACGAACTTAATTATGACAATAATTTCGATAAAATTGATGGGATTGCTTACCGACAAGAAAAACAAAAAGTTATAAAGCGTCCACAAAAAAAGCTTGACCTAAAGTTATTGCCCTCACCTTTTCGTTTCGATGAAGACAGGCTAAGTTTATCCAAGCGTGTAACCTATATTGAAACAAGCCGTGGCTGCCCTTTTAGTTGCCAATTTTGTCTCTCATCAATAGAAGTTGGGGTACGTTATTTTGATCGGGAAAAGGTAAAAGATGATATTCGTTATTTAATGGATAACGGTGCTAGAACAATAAAGTTTGTCGATCGAACCTTTAATATAAGTAGAAGTTATGCGATGGAGATGTTCAGGTTTTTAATTGATGAGCATAAGCCAGGTACCGTGTTCCAATTTGAGATTACTGCTGACATTATGCGTCCTGAAGTCATTGAGTTTTTGAATCAAGAAGCACCACCTGGATTGTTCAGATTCGAAATAGGTGTTCAGTCAACAAATGATGCAACAAACGAGCTTGTCATGCGCAAGCAAAATTTCGAAAAACTGACACGTACTGTGACGATGGTTAAGGAGGGTGGTAAGATTGACCAGCACCTTGATCTAATTGCCGGCCTACCAGAAGAAAACTATGGATCATTCCGTAAGACTTTTAATGATGTTTTTGCTATGCGACCTGAAGAACTACAACTTGGCTTTTTGAAAATGCTACGAGGAACAGGTCTTCGACTAACAGCAAAGGACCACGGATATAAATATATGGACACTTCACCATATGAAATTCTGGAGAATGATATCTTACCTTTCGACGACATTATGCGTATTAAACAAGTTGAAGACGTGTTAGAAAAATATTGGAATGACCATAGAATGGATCAAACGATTGAATTCCTTGTATCTAATAGCTATCCAACTCCATTTGACTTCTTTCAATTATTCGGTACGTATTGGGATGAACAAGGTTGGATAAGAATTGGACATCAATTGGAAGATTTATTTAAAAGGTTATATCAATTTTTGCACGAAACAAATGTAAAAGATTTGGACATCATTTCAGGATTAATGAAATACGATTACTTACGTAAGCAAAAGCATAAACCGCGTAAACCGTGGTGGAATGATTCATTAGAAAAACCAACTAGAGCAGCATATTATCGTGATATTGTTAACAACCCTCACGTTTTCGGACGTCAATTTACACATTTACAACTTAGTGAAAAAGATATACACAAGCACACCTTCATTGAAGAGCTTAGTTTTAATCTTTCACACTATTTGTTATCAGAAAAAATTGTTCATGAGCAAACATTGTTATTAGTATATTTTGATCCATCGACAAACAAGACAAGTTACTTTACATCAACAATAGATAATATAACTAACACCAAATAA
- a CDS encoding aldehyde dehydrogenase has product MTEISDLVKKQKKFFFTGETKDVTFRLNALSKLKKAILENERGITTALKTDLNKSEADTYMSEIGLVLSEISVIQKGLRSWVKPKRVKTPISHFGASSYRYAEPYGVTLTIAPWNYPFQLALTPILGAIAGGNTVILKPSELTPTVSAILKELLSSTFDEEYIAVVEGGVEESTQLLNEPVDYIFFTGSVPVGKIVMEAASKNLTPVTLELGGKSPVIVDETADLKLAAKRIVWGKFFNAGQTCVAPDYMLVHHSVKDELINNMRKIINEFYTDNALTNEEYTHIVNERHFQRLVKYLSDGNIIVGGNIDEELHAIEPTILDHITWDDSIMQDEIFGPILPVIEYSDASEVINMVNDRPKPLALYLFSSNKQAQEHIINNISYGGGCINDTLYHLASPHLPFGGVGTSGVGAYHGKHSFDTFSHYKSVLKQTTKFDIPLRYPNIKNGLKLAKKILK; this is encoded by the coding sequence ATGACTGAAATTAGCGATTTAGTAAAAAAACAAAAAAAGTTTTTTTTCACAGGTGAAACGAAAGATGTTACTTTCAGATTGAACGCCCTTAGCAAGTTGAAAAAGGCAATTCTTGAAAATGAACGTGGGATAACTACCGCATTAAAGACTGATTTAAACAAATCTGAAGCTGATACTTATATGTCTGAAATCGGCTTAGTATTATCTGAGATTTCAGTTATTCAAAAAGGCTTGAGGTCATGGGTTAAACCAAAAAGAGTTAAAACTCCTATTTCTCACTTTGGCGCATCAAGTTATCGATATGCTGAGCCTTACGGTGTTACCCTTACTATTGCTCCGTGGAATTACCCATTCCAACTAGCACTCACTCCTATCCTTGGTGCAATTGCTGGTGGAAATACTGTAATTTTAAAACCTTCAGAGTTAACACCGACTGTTTCAGCAATTTTAAAAGAACTGTTGTCTTCAACCTTTGATGAAGAGTATATAGCTGTAGTTGAGGGCGGAGTAGAAGAAAGTACACAACTTTTAAATGAACCTGTTGATTATATCTTCTTCACAGGTAGCGTCCCAGTTGGCAAAATTGTGATGGAAGCTGCATCAAAAAACTTAACTCCAGTAACTTTAGAACTTGGTGGCAAAAGTCCAGTTATTGTTGATGAAACGGCTGACTTAAAACTTGCAGCAAAACGAATTGTATGGGGTAAATTCTTTAATGCTGGGCAAACTTGTGTTGCTCCAGACTACATGCTCGTTCACCATAGTGTAAAAGACGAGCTCATTAATAATATGAGGAAAATAATCAATGAGTTTTATACTGATAATGCTCTTACTAATGAAGAATATACTCATATAGTCAATGAACGCCATTTTCAACGGTTAGTAAAATATTTAAGTGACGGTAATATTATCGTTGGTGGAAATATAGATGAAGAATTGCATGCGATTGAACCTACCATTTTAGATCATATTACATGGGACGATTCAATAATGCAAGATGAAATATTCGGCCCAATACTACCTGTCATTGAATATAGTGATGCGAGTGAAGTGATTAACATGGTAAACGACCGACCGAAACCATTAGCCCTATATTTGTTTTCTAGCAATAAACAAGCTCAAGAGCACATCATTAACAACATCTCTTACGGTGGTGGATGTATAAACGATACGCTCTATCATCTAGCTTCTCCACACCTTCCATTCGGGGGCGTTGGAACTAGTGGTGTAGGTGCATATCATGGTAAACATAGTTTTGATACGTTCTCCCATTACAAAAGTGTTCTAAAACAAACGACTAAATTTGACATACCATTACGTTACCCAAATATAAAAAATGGACTAAAGCTTGCAAAAAAAATATTAAAATAA